The DNA window TTGATCCAGACCATGGGACGGGCAGCGCGAAACGTCAATGGTCGTGCGATTCTGTACGCCGACAAGATTACCGGCTCAATGGCCAGGGCCATGGAAGAGACCGAACGCCGGCGCGAGAAGCAGATTGCCCACAACGAGGCTCATGGCATCACGCCGACCGGGCTCAACAAAAAAGTTGCGGACATCATGGAAGGTGCGCATTCGGCCGCGGCCCGCAGGCGCGGTGAAGTGCCTCAGGCAGCTGAAGAGCGGGCGGCCTATCAGGTTAAAGCGCAGGGCCGTACGCCGGCTGAAGCGCTGAAGTCGATTTCCAGGCTCGAGGACGAAATGTACAAGGCAGCTGCCAATCTGGAGTTCGAGAAGGCGGCGCAGTTACGGGATGATATTGCTCGCCTGAAAGAAGCCTCGTTACGGGTGGGGTGAGTACCTGCCCGTCGGGATGCTAGACAGAAACCCTGTCAGGCGTCGCTGCGGCACGTGCAGGACCGATGATAACGGCAGCTTGCAGCGGCACCTGGCTGCCATAACGAGCCATGCTCTCGAAAACCTTCCGGTCAATGGGCAGGTACTGTTTTTCAGCAACGGTCTCACCCACGTCCATGTCGACGTCCGGATCGTGAATGTACACGAACTGGTCGTCTATCGCGCAGAGCGTTACCCAATGGGGTACTCGGCTGCGGTTCAGCTGCCAGGTGCTTATCAGCATGATGGGGATACGCCCCTGCTCGAGCGCTGCCTCCATTTCAGCCAGATACAGCGGTTCATGGCGAATGGGGATGGCAGTGTCAGCCAGCTGTAGTAGAAAGTCTTCATGAACCAGACGTAGCAGGTCTTTTTTACGTTCATTGCGGACGGTATCCAGAAAAAGGGGCCCGGCGCGGCTTACCTGAATCTCCGCGTGAAATCCGCGCGACCACGCTGCCAGAGCCAGGCCGTGGGGTCCGCAGCCACCGTGGCCAGACAACATATAGATGGTTGTCGCTTCGCGCCAGATACGAAGTTCCTGGTGCGTGCTCATGGGCACGTCATCCTGCAACGTAGCGAGGGCCATCATCAGTGCGGCGGGACCACAGGAGAAATCCGTAGTCTGGGCGTAATAGGGAATGTTCCGGAACCGCTCTCCCGGGCGCGAGAAAAGGATACGTCGTTCGAACCTCAGCGCATCACCATGGTCAGCATAATAGTCCTTGAGGGTTCCGAACTGGCGATAGCCCAGACGACGGTACAGTGCGATAGCGGCGGGATTATCGGTGCGAACCTCAAGGCGCATGACGATACGTCCCGCCTCAGCGGCAAGTGCTTCAGCCTGGCGGATCAGCTTCTCTCCCAGCCCTTTGCCCCTCGCGGCAGGCGCCACTGCGATCGAGTAGATACGGGCAAGGCGGGTCGCCTTGTGCATCAGAACGAGAGCGTAGCCATGGAGGATCCCATCGGCTTCGGCTATAACCAGGCGATCACCTGGTGCTTCCAGGAACCGTCGAAAACTCCGCCGTGAGATCCGGTCGTCCTCGAAACAGGTCTTCTCAAGGGCCACCAGAGCATCAAGATCGCCAGGCTGGGCGAGTCGGAAAGCCGGGTCTTCAATCACGGAATCTCGGTCTCCTTTACAGGGTGATGAATCTGGCCGCATTATCAGCTTAAACCCTATGCAAACATAGGCTAAATGATCGGGCGCGCATGCGTAGAATCCGCAGCCACAGGTAATAGGCCTGGGCCGGGTAACGCAGTATGCTGCGCCTCCTAGAGTCCAGTTTCGGACATAACCTGGAGTATGCATGGCACGCCTGCTTATTGTCGTTGATGATGCCCAAGATTGGGCTCCGTTCTACCCGAGCGAAGACGTGATCACCTTCAGTCAGTACCTGGAGTATTCAGACGCTCGCAGCAGCAGCAGCAGGCTGCGGGTCATCAATCTATGCTCCAGTAGTCGCTACCTCAGCCAGGGCTACTATTGCTCGCTTCTGGCTGAAGCACGGGGGCATCAGGTCGTGCCATCCGTCATGACGCTCAACGATCTTGGGCGGAAAGGTCTGTTCACGCTGCAACTGGACGCGCTGGATAACTCAGTATCCGGTTGGCTTGACGGGCAACTGGAGCGGTCGGCTGCAGCGCGTGAGAGTGGGGCGACGCCGCAATCGGTCAGGATTCGGTTTTTCTTCGGTCACACTGGAGAGGAAAGCCTGAGGACCTTGGGGCGGGCGCTATTCGACCGTTTTCCGTGCCCGATACTCGAGGTGGAATTCCGCCGGCGCAAAGTCTGGCAGATAGAATCGCTTAAGGTCCTGGCTGTGGCGGACCTTACGGAAGCCGACCAGGATCCGTTTGCGGCGGCCCTCGATCGGGTCAGTCGCGTGCTCTGGCGTAAACCCCGGTCGCGCCGGCGCTACCGTTTTGACCTTGCCATGCTGGTCAATCCTGACGAAGAAATGGCGCCAAGTGATCGCACGGCCCTGAGTCGTTTCGTCAGGGCCGGCCGCAAGCTCGGGATTGATGTAGACCTTATTACCCGGAAAGACTACATGCGTTTGCCTGAGTACGACGGTCTGTTTATTCGGGAGACGACGTCTATCGATCACCATACGTACCGCTTTGCGCGAAAAGCGGAGGCCGAGGGGATGGTGGTAATTGATGACCCTGTATCGATA is part of the Hydrocarboniclastica marina genome and encodes:
- a CDS encoding RimK family protein, producing MARLLIVVDDAQDWAPFYPSEDVITFSQYLEYSDARSSSSRLRVINLCSSSRYLSQGYYCSLLAEARGHQVVPSVMTLNDLGRKGLFTLQLDALDNSVSGWLDGQLERSAAARESGATPQSVRIRFFFGHTGEESLRTLGRALFDRFPCPILEVEFRRRKVWQIESLKVLAVADLTEADQDPFAAALDRVSRVLWRKPRSRRRYRFDLAMLVNPDEEMAPSDRTALSRFVRAGRKLGIDVDLITRKDYMRLPEYDGLFIRETTSIDHHTYRFARKAEAEGMVVIDDPVSILRCTNKVFLADLLKNNKVPTPGTLILSRDQEDAAKIAIDTLGLPVVVKIPDGAFSRGVIKAKDEAELKAALKELFRHSALVLAQEFFYTDFDWRIGVLGGRAIFACKYFMVRNHWQIYQHGQNKTDSGGFETLPTYEVPRKVIQAALNATRLIGDGLYGVDIKQAGNRVAVIEVNDNPNVDAGVEDKFLGGELYTLIMQEFLTRMEANRKG
- a CDS encoding GNAT family N-acetyltransferase/peptidase C39 family protein; this encodes MIEDPAFRLAQPGDLDALVALEKTCFEDDRISRRSFRRFLEAPGDRLVIAEADGILHGYALVLMHKATRLARIYSIAVAPAARGKGLGEKLIRQAEALAAEAGRIVMRLEVRTDNPAAIALYRRLGYRQFGTLKDYYADHGDALRFERRILFSRPGERFRNIPYYAQTTDFSCGPAALMMALATLQDDVPMSTHQELRIWREATTIYMLSGHGGCGPHGLALAAWSRGFHAEIQVSRAGPLFLDTVRNERKKDLLRLVHEDFLLQLADTAIPIRHEPLYLAEMEAALEQGRIPIMLISTWQLNRSRVPHWVTLCAIDDQFVYIHDPDVDMDVGETVAEKQYLPIDRKVFESMARYGSQVPLQAAVIIGPARAAATPDRVSV